GGCCGCCGGGTTGTAGGCAGCGGGGAAATCAGGCTGCCACTGGGGGTCCTGCAGCTTCTTCGCCAGGCCTTCGTATTCGCCGCGGCGCACTTCCGCCAGGTTGCGGCGCTCGGGCTTGGCGGCGGCGGCTTCGTAGAGGTAGACGGGAATGGCCAGCTCGCGGGCCACGCGCTCACCCAGGCGGCGAGCCAGCTCGGCGCATTCCTCCATGGTGACGCCCTCCACGGGCACGAAGGGCGTGACGTCCGTGGCGCCCATGCGGGGATGGGCGCCGTGGTGCTGGGTCATGTCGATGACCTTGGCCGCTTCGGCGATACAGCGGAAGGCGCCTTCCAGCACGGCTTCAGGTTCGCCCACGAAAGTGATGACGGTGCGGTTGGTGTCTGCGCCGGGATCCACGTCCAGCAGCTCCACTCCGGCGACGGCAGCGACGGCATCCGTCACCTGCTTGATCTTCGCGGCATCCCGGCCTTCTGAGATGTTCGGCACGCACTCTACGAGCTTGCGGGACATGGCTCCTCCAGATCCCCCGAGTCTAGCAGTGGCGCGGCCCGGAACCCCGTGGACGGAGGTCACAGTGAACCGTGCCCCGGGAAATTTGACGCACTGTAAGAAAGGGGTCTTTCGGCCACGGATGAACACAGATGAACACGGATGACTGGCTGCCTTTATCTGTGTTCATCCGTGTTCATCGGTGGCTCATTTTTTACGCCGCTGACCACATGCCCCGTGGGGCCCACTCGGGCGGCGGTGTCGCAGTAGCCGGTCTGGTCATCGAAGAAGAAATCAGGCTCGAACTCGCGGAGGAAATCCGCCTTCTCCAGGCCACCCAGGAACATGGCCTCATCCACCTGGATGTCCCAGGCCATGAGGGTGCGGATGGCCCGCTCGTGGGCGGGAGCACTGCGGGCGGTGACCAGGGCGGTGCGAATGCGCATGGGCGCGCTCGCGGGCTGCGTTTGCAGTGGTTTCAATGCCTCTAGCAAAGGCTTGAAGGGGCCCGGGGGCAGGGGGATGCCTGCCCTTTCGATCTCGTGTTTCTGGAAGGCTGCCAGACCGCTTTTCGCGTAGATGCGCTCGGCCTCATCGCTGAAGAGCACAGCATCACCGTCGAAGGCGATGCGGATTTCATCGGGGTGCCGGTCTGCGGCCTGGGCGCTGTGGGGATAGACCCGCGCGGCTGCAAAGCCTGCGTT
This sequence is a window from Geothrix sp. PMB-07. Protein-coding genes within it:
- a CDS encoding 5'-nucleotidase, whose protein sequence is MSQSLAGKLVVAISSRALFDFEEENRVFEEADDRAYMELQLSRLDVPAQPGVAFPLVKKLLGFNADGENRVAVVILSRNDPVSGLRVFRSAQEANLQLERGVFTRGRNPYPYLTSLGAHLFLSAKEEDVRAALNAGFAAARVYPHSAQAADRHPDEIRIAFDGDAVLFSDEAERIYAKSGLAAFQKHEIERAGIPLPPGPFKPLLEALKPLQTQPASAPMRIRTALVTARSAPAHERAIRTLMAWDIQVDEAMFLGGLEKADFLREFEPDFFFDDQTGYCDTAARVGPTGHVVSGVKNEPPMNTDEHR